The Anabaena sp. WA102 genome contains a region encoding:
- a CDS encoding HetP family heterocyst commitment protein → MMNQDIAGSGNNLEPKIHPEQLDQVVEAILAGKYSWACVLMLRFVGYNPMHYIPYRTYNRILKENARMSRSNSQNNETLKIANSTTEKRSEGNLASNCLSKIKDIAYMEVGGKHHAESRANGREKKSA, encoded by the coding sequence ATGATGAATCAAGATATTGCTGGCAGTGGTAACAACTTAGAACCAAAAATCCATCCCGAACAGTTAGACCAAGTAGTTGAAGCGATTTTGGCAGGGAAGTATTCTTGGGCTTGTGTTTTAATGTTACGATTCGTGGGCTATAATCCAATGCACTATATCCCTTATCGGACTTATAACCGCATTCTCAAAGAAAATGCTCGTATGAGTCGCTCCAATTCCCAAAATAATGAAACTCTAAAAATTGCTAACTCCACCACAGAGAAAAGATCCGAAGGTAATCTGGCATCTAACTGTTTAAGTAAGATTAAGGATATAGCCTATATGGAAGTGGGAGGTAAGCATCATGCTGAATCACGCGCCAACGGTAGAGAAAAAAAGTCGGCATAG
- the arfB gene encoding alternative ribosome rescue aminoacyl-tRNA hydrolase ArfB, with the protein MIEISQTVIIPDSDIEISAIRSQGAGGQNVNKVATAIHLRFDIGASSLPEIYKERLLKLKDHRITLEGVVVIKAQEYRSQEQNKEEAFRRLQELIKSVSVLPRKRKRTKPSRSSQRKRLDSKNKRGQIKLTRGKITE; encoded by the coding sequence ATGATAGAAATTTCCCAGACAGTAATTATTCCTGATAGCGATATTGAAATTAGTGCAATTCGTTCCCAGGGTGCAGGTGGTCAAAATGTTAACAAGGTTGCTACTGCTATTCATTTGCGCTTTGATATTGGGGCTTCTTCGTTACCAGAAATCTATAAGGAACGGCTTTTGAAGTTGAAAGATCATCGCATTACCCTTGAGGGAGTTGTGGTTATTAAAGCGCAGGAATATCGCAGTCAAGAACAGAACAAAGAGGAAGCTTTCAGACGACTTCAAGAACTGATTAAAAGTGTATCTGTGTTACCTCGAAAACGCAAACGGACAAAACCAAGTCGCAGTTCTCAAAGAAAACGTCTTGATAGTAAAAACAAGCGGGGACAAATTAAATTGACTAGAGGAAAAATCACAGAATAA
- a CDS encoding helix-turn-helix domain-containing protein, which translates to MSSYSHQDQVVNIYDNYESKFLTPFQRKVLLKNLQNNSQPEYRRRIEIMLLADMGKSQTHICEMIGCSQEMARYWIGIAEAGMAHKWNQRPLGRPKIVNDEYIERLKELVNCSPREYGYAFGDWTAQWLSKHLAKELGIQISDRHINRLLKQMGLSTKRKSSPLITTENQDLAIKISDLHSLPEPSFHWSFNLMQTNK; encoded by the coding sequence ATGTCATCTTATTCTCATCAAGATCAGGTTGTGAATATTTACGATAATTATGAAAGTAAGTTTTTAACACCTTTTCAGCGAAAGGTGTTGCTAAAAAATTTACAAAATAATTCGCAACCAGAATATCGGCGACGAATTGAGATTATGTTGTTAGCAGATATGGGAAAGTCGCAAACTCATATTTGTGAAATGATTGGTTGTTCTCAGGAGATGGCGAGATACTGGATCGGTATTGCTGAGGCGGGGATGGCGCATAAATGGAATCAGCGACCATTGGGTAGACCAAAGATTGTTAATGATGAATATATTGAAAGATTAAAGGAATTAGTTAATTGTAGTCCCCGTGAATATGGCTATGCTTTCGGTGATTGGACGGCTCAATGGTTGAGTAAACATTTGGCGAAGGAGTTGGGAATTCAAATTAGCGATCGCCATATTAATCGCCTCCTTAAACAAATGGGACTGTCTACTAAACGCAAAAGTTCCCCATTGATAACTACTGAAAATCAGGATTTAGCAATTAAAATTAGTGATTTGCATTCTCTACCTGAACCTAGTTTTCATTGGTCATTTAATCTCATGCAGACCAATAAATAA
- a CDS encoding Uma2 family endonuclease — protein MVVNFEKSYMSPLEYLEWEEQQDIKYEYINGEVFAMTGGTIPHTTIALNLASGLKNHLRGGKCRPFMADAKVGISENGLFHYPDVMVSSDERDKQAIKFIQFPCLIVEVLSPSTEAYDRGGKFQQYRRIESLQEYVLISADKIGLDCFRLNDRGLWELHPFVEGDNVHLVSVDFTFPLSLVYEDVF, from the coding sequence ATGGTTGTTAATTTTGAGAAAAGTTATATGAGTCCTCTGGAGTATTTGGAGTGGGAGGAACAGCAAGATATTAAATATGAATATATCAATGGTGAAGTTTTTGCTATGACTGGGGGAACTATTCCCCATACTACTATTGCTTTAAATTTGGCTTCTGGGTTAAAAAATCATTTGCGTGGGGGTAAATGTCGTCCTTTTATGGCAGATGCTAAAGTGGGTATATCGGAAAATGGTCTGTTTCATTATCCTGATGTCATGGTAAGTTCTGATGAACGGGATAAACAAGCTATTAAGTTTATTCAATTTCCTTGCTTAATTGTTGAGGTGCTTTCTCCGAGTACGGAAGCTTATGATAGGGGGGGAAAGTTTCAGCAGTATAGACGGATTGAATCTTTGCAAGAATATGTTTTAATTAGTGCTGATAAAATCGGTTTGGATTGTTTTCGCTTAAATGATAGGGGTTTATGGGAGTTACATCCTTTTGTTGAGGGTGATAATGTACATTTAGTTAGTGTTGATTTTACGTTTCCTCTTTCTCTGGTTTATGAGGATGTTTTTTGA
- a CDS encoding peptidase domain-containing ABC transporter, whose amino-acid sequence MLSAFSQEQLATYIKQVLGDGLSDQVVTDCIQALEIIEPPVAKQFWQATTANPGIYIVLSGKVRLLDSSNNLINTLTPGSSFGELTLFPDQDFSSYVARASVNLKVAYLPEKTVKKVMGEFPRVYNFLLNKAELINTPKSPDMPIVELPRNGKVVNFSQPIVPPPTSTKKRSQYFPIPTVIAGNWWRKFTKRYPFFEQQSAADCGAACLVMIGRYWGKNLSINRLRDLANISRSGASMRSLSAAAESLGFATRPVKASLDKFAQQPLPAIAHWQGKHYIVVYEITKKQVIIADPAIGQRRLTTKEFLTGWTGYALLLQPTASLKKTPEANTPFWQLLDLVKPHFQVLLEVFLASVLIQIFGLITPLFTQLLLDRVIVQGSVLTLNTVGFGLLIFGLFRVAINGLRQYLLDHTANRISIALMVGFIKHTFSLPLAFFESRYVGDIVSRVQENQKIQRFLTGEALSIGLDLLTVFIYVGLMFWYSPPMALMTLAIVPPFVILTFFATPFLRRISREVFTAGTLENSYLIQSLTGISSIRSMAIEQTVRWHWEELLNNLIKKNFSGQVIGNQLQLVSSTIQSLASTGLLWFGAWLVIQNQLTIGQLVAFNMLLGNIIQPFQRLIILWNQLQEVIVATERINDVLEAQPEEDLEHKPRQFLPRLMGKISFNNVTFRYHPESEINILENLSFEILPEQTVAVVGRSGSGKTTLSKLILGLYLATDGRVLIDNQDVTSISLHSLRSQIGVVDQDTFLFGGTIRENITIAHPEASLEEIIEAARLAGADEFIKRMPMGYETQIGEGGGMLSGGQRQRLAIARALLGNPRLLILDEATSHLDAESERIIQNNLKKILQGRTSVIIAHRLSTVRHADLILVLDRGVLVESGTHEQLIAKRGHYFYLNQQQLAQKN is encoded by the coding sequence GTGCTATCAGCGTTTTCTCAGGAACAATTAGCTACATATATTAAGCAAGTCTTGGGTGATGGATTATCAGATCAAGTAGTTACAGATTGTATCCAGGCTTTAGAAATTATTGAGCCACCTGTAGCAAAGCAATTTTGGCAAGCGACTACAGCCAATCCGGGAATTTATATTGTGCTGTCGGGTAAGGTAAGATTGCTTGATAGCTCCAACAATTTAATTAATACTCTCACGCCAGGATCATCATTTGGGGAGTTAACTTTATTTCCAGACCAAGATTTTAGCAGTTATGTTGCTAGAGCTTCTGTGAATTTAAAGGTTGCCTATCTTCCCGAAAAAACGGTGAAAAAGGTTATGGGAGAATTTCCTCGTGTTTATAATTTCTTGCTGAATAAAGCAGAGTTAATTAACACTCCTAAGTCTCCAGATATGCCGATTGTTGAATTGCCAAGAAATGGCAAAGTTGTTAATTTCTCTCAACCAATTGTTCCCCCACCAACATCAACAAAGAAACGCTCTCAATATTTTCCTATTCCTACTGTTATTGCTGGCAATTGGTGGCGGAAATTTACTAAACGCTACCCATTTTTTGAACAACAAAGTGCTGCGGATTGTGGTGCTGCTTGCTTAGTTATGATTGGTCGTTATTGGGGGAAAAACCTAAGTATTAATCGGCTGCGGGATCTGGCTAATATTAGCCGGAGTGGTGCATCTATGCGGAGTTTGAGTGCAGCGGCGGAAAGCCTTGGTTTTGCTACCCGTCCGGTAAAAGCCAGTTTGGATAAATTTGCTCAACAACCTTTACCAGCGATCGCTCATTGGCAAGGTAAACATTACATTGTTGTCTATGAAATTACCAAAAAACAGGTAATTATTGCCGATCCTGCCATTGGTCAACGTCGGCTGACTACCAAGGAATTTCTCACAGGTTGGACTGGTTACGCTTTACTATTACAACCTACAGCTTCCCTCAAAAAAACGCCAGAAGCTAACACGCCATTTTGGCAGTTATTGGATTTAGTTAAACCTCATTTTCAAGTTCTCCTAGAAGTATTTCTGGCTTCGGTCTTAATTCAGATATTTGGATTAATCACGCCTTTATTTACTCAACTCCTATTAGATAGAGTCATTGTTCAAGGCAGTGTTTTAACTTTAAATACTGTCGGGTTTGGATTGTTAATTTTCGGCTTGTTTCGGGTTGCCATTAATGGCTTAAGACAATATTTACTAGATCATACAGCCAACCGCATTAGTATCGCCTTGATGGTAGGTTTTATTAAACATACATTTAGTCTACCGCTGGCATTTTTTGAATCTCGTTATGTCGGGGATATTGTTTCCCGTGTCCAAGAAAATCAAAAAATTCAACGTTTTTTAACTGGTGAAGCTCTTTCCATTGGATTGGATTTACTAACAGTCTTTATTTATGTGGGATTAATGTTTTGGTATAGTCCACCAATGGCATTAATGACATTAGCAATTGTGCCGCCATTTGTGATTTTAACATTCTTTGCTACACCATTTTTGCGGCGGATTAGTCGGGAGGTATTTACAGCAGGAACACTGGAAAATAGTTATTTAATTCAAAGCTTGACTGGCATTTCTTCGATTCGCTCAATGGCTATTGAACAAACGGTGCGTTGGCATTGGGAAGAATTGCTAAATAATTTAATCAAAAAGAACTTTAGTGGTCAAGTAATTGGTAATCAACTGCAATTAGTTAGTTCTACTATTCAATCTTTGGCAAGTACAGGATTATTATGGTTTGGAGCTTGGTTGGTTATTCAAAATCAACTTACCATTGGTCAATTAGTTGCCTTTAATATGTTATTAGGCAATATTATTCAGCCTTTCCAAAGATTAATTATTTTGTGGAATCAGTTACAGGAAGTAATTGTCGCCACAGAACGAATTAATGATGTCTTAGAAGCACAACCAGAGGAAGATTTAGAACATAAACCTCGGCAATTTCTACCAAGATTAATGGGGAAAATTAGTTTTAATAATGTTACCTTTCGCTATCATCCTGAAAGTGAGATTAATATTTTAGAAAATCTCAGTTTTGAAATCTTGCCAGAACAAACTGTAGCAGTTGTTGGTCGCAGTGGTTCTGGAAAAACAACACTTTCTAAGTTGATTTTGGGTTTATATCTAGCGACAGATGGAAGAGTTCTGATTGACAATCAAGATGTTACTAGTATTTCCTTACATTCCTTGCGATCGCAAATTGGAGTTGTTGATCAAGATACCTTTTTATTTGGAGGAACAATTCGGGAAAATATCACAATTGCTCATCCAGAAGCCTCTTTAGAAGAGATTATAGAAGCAGCCAGACTTGCAGGTGCAGATGAGTTTATTAAAAGGATGCCAATGGGTTATGAAACTCAAATTGGTGAAGGGGGAGGAATGTTATCTGGAGGACAACGCCAACGGTTAGCAATTGCCCGCGCATTATTAGGAAATCCCCGACTTTTAATATTAGATGAAGCCACGAGTCACCTGGATGCTGAATCAGAACGGATTATTCAGAACAACCTTAAAAAAATCTTGCAAGGACGTACAAGTGTAATCATTGCTCACCGTCTTTCCACAGTTCGTCATGCTGATCTAATTTTAGTCTTAGATCGTGGTGTTTTAGTAGAAAGCGGTACACATGAACAATTAATCGCCAAAAGAGGACATTATTTCTATCTTAATCAACAACAATTAGCACAAAAAAATTAA
- a CDS encoding AAA family ATPase has product MKLTSIKLCNFRSFYGKTPEITLAGGDVRNTTMIYGSNGAGKTSILNAFTWVLYEKFSAAFASTEQLVNKRAISESQPSQPVECWVEVGWEHEGNRYRATRGCRVYKNESDVIEAGKTQLKIQVAGDDGKWYFPLQQAEEIITQILPASLHQYFFFDGERIEEIVRSDNKAEISEAIRTFLGVEVIELSIKHLKDAKKSLETELKHIGDAETKQLLNQQGKQELEIDNINKRQTEINQELECQQIFKKEVSNKLRELTAVKELQERKQSLESQKDSLREELKKTRENLKKVISARGYTVLLSETTAKFREIFTDLKQKGELTAGISREFINDLLNTGRCICGADLREGTHTHFHVKNLMRKSGSSTVEETAIRMSAQVDEIDKQAVAFWEEADREQVRIQQLRENLNQVELELATIQEQLRKDPNEEISSLQKRLDEIEAKIDDLNREQGANQQEVSHLKTAIDALIKQISKQKQNEEKQSLAQRRINATQDAIDRLSEVKNRQENQFRLQLEQRVQEIFSDISFTPYVPKISEKYELSLVENTTGFEAPVAASTGENQILSLSFIASIIDKVRDWSEKRKMMMVPDSSTFPIVMDSPFGSLDANSRRHIARTIPKLANQLVVLVTKTQWRVEVEEEIADKIGKEYVLVYYSSKPNCEQDFIELGRERYALVRQSLNGFEYTEIVEVERN; this is encoded by the coding sequence ATGAAGCTAACTTCGATTAAATTATGTAATTTTCGTTCTTTTTATGGGAAAACTCCAGAGATAACTTTGGCTGGTGGAGATGTTCGCAATACTACGATGATTTATGGTAGTAATGGTGCAGGTAAAACTAGTATTTTGAATGCGTTTACTTGGGTTTTATATGAAAAATTTAGTGCGGCTTTTGCGTCAACGGAACAGTTAGTAAATAAACGCGCAATTTCAGAATCTCAACCTAGTCAACCTGTGGAATGTTGGGTGGAAGTTGGTTGGGAACATGAAGGTAATCGTTATCGCGCTACTCGTGGTTGTCGGGTTTACAAAAATGAAAGTGATGTGATTGAAGCTGGGAAAACTCAGTTGAAAATTCAAGTTGCTGGAGATGATGGAAAATGGTATTTTCCTCTTCAACAAGCTGAGGAAATTATTACTCAGATTTTACCAGCAAGTTTACATCAATATTTTTTCTTTGACGGTGAACGGATTGAAGAAATTGTCCGTTCTGATAATAAAGCGGAAATTTCTGAAGCCATTAGAACTTTTTTGGGTGTGGAAGTTATTGAACTTTCGATTAAACACTTGAAAGATGCTAAAAAGAGTTTAGAAACTGAGTTAAAACATATTGGTGACGCGGAAACTAAACAGTTGTTGAATCAGCAAGGAAAGCAAGAACTGGAAATTGACAATATTAATAAACGTCAAACGGAAATAAATCAAGAGTTGGAATGTCAGCAAATTTTTAAAAAGGAAGTTAGTAATAAGTTACGAGAATTGACTGCTGTTAAAGAATTACAGGAAAGAAAGCAAAGTTTAGAATCTCAAAAAGATAGTTTGCGGGAAGAGTTGAAAAAAACACGGGAGAATTTGAAAAAGGTTATTTCCGCACGGGGTTATACTGTTCTGTTATCGGAAACTACCGCTAAGTTTCGGGAAATATTTACAGATTTAAAACAAAAAGGTGAATTAACTGCGGGAATTTCGCGGGAATTTATCAATGATTTACTCAATACTGGACGTTGTATTTGTGGTGCAGATTTAAGGGAAGGAACTCACACCCATTTTCATGTCAAGAATTTAATGAGAAAATCTGGTTCTTCGACTGTAGAAGAAACCGCAATTAGAATGAGCGCGCAAGTTGATGAAATTGATAAACAAGCAGTTGCTTTTTGGGAAGAAGCGGACAGGGAACAAGTACGAATTCAACAGTTACGAGAAAATCTTAATCAAGTTGAATTGGAATTAGCAACTATTCAAGAACAACTCCGAAAAGATCCCAATGAGGAAATTAGTAGTTTACAAAAACGTCTTGATGAAATTGAAGCTAAAATTGATGACTTAAATCGAGAACAAGGTGCAAATCAACAGGAAGTTTCTCATCTAAAAACAGCTATTGATGCTTTGATAAAACAAATATCTAAGCAAAAACAAAATGAGGAAAAACAATCTTTAGCACAGCGTCGCATTAATGCTACTCAAGATGCAATCGACAGATTATCGGAAGTTAAAAACCGTCAAGAAAATCAGTTTCGTCTCCAATTGGAACAGCGAGTACAGGAAATTTTCTCAGATATTTCTTTTACTCCTTATGTTCCCAAAATTAGCGAAAAGTATGAGTTGAGTTTGGTGGAAAATACGACGGGATTTGAAGCACCAGTCGCAGCTTCTACGGGAGAAAATCAAATTCTCAGTTTATCTTTTATCGCTAGTATTATTGATAAGGTGCGTGACTGGAGTGAGAAGCGGAAAATGATGATGGTTCCTGATAGTAGCACTTTTCCTATTGTTATGGATTCTCCTTTTGGGAGTTTAGATGCTAATTCTCGTCGTCACATTGCGCGAACTATTCCTAAGTTAGCAAATCAGTTGGTTGTGTTGGTGACTAAGACTCAGTGGCGGGTTGAGGTTGAGGAGGAAATTGCTGATAAGATTGGGAAGGAATATGTTTTGGTTTATTATTCTTCTAAGCCTAATTGTGAACAGGATTTTATTGAGTTGGGGAGAGAAAGATATGCTTTGGTGCGACAGAGTTTGAATGGTTTTGAATATACTGAAATTGTTGAGGTTGAACGAAATTAA
- a CDS encoding HlyD family efflux transporter periplasmic adaptor subunit: MPQSVYTQPTTTIKPQHQPESTAVITNQQIQILDKAKDWFYGTEELLDALPKAWTRSMLYLLVSFATIILPWAMLTKVDETGNASGRIEPKGATQKLDSAVTGSVVNVNVKEGATVKAGQVLLAMESDVLQTEIQQAQSKLEGLINRQSQLEILKNQVLMSINIQRQQNQSQSLEKIAQLNQAKQTFETKKSAYNFQDLEKLAQIDQAKQNIQSNQTNYRLATSRLRRDISEVQRYRLLLKEGIIAQTKIIELEKIAEESQRSQEEAKFNLQTAKLKLKEEVSRYQSLMNQVRSDIEQAKLRLQEEESSYKSSLKGGELILLKSQEQFKDIQNQIISLKSEMMQTKGQITALNLQLKQRTIRSPIDGIIFELPIKKSGSVVQVGQMIAQIAPENAPLILKARMPSQNSGFVKAGMPVKIKFDAYPFQEYGIVSGRISWISPNSRVQENSSNRIETYELDIALENPYIQVGNKRIPITSGQTASAEVIIRQRHVIDFILDPFKKLQKSGLEL, from the coding sequence ATGCCACAGTCAGTTTACACCCAACCAACTACTACTATAAAGCCGCAGCATCAACCTGAATCTACTGCTGTAATAACAAACCAGCAAATCCAGATATTAGATAAAGCCAAGGATTGGTTTTATGGCACAGAGGAATTATTAGATGCTTTACCAAAAGCATGGACTCGTTCCATGTTGTATTTACTAGTTAGTTTTGCTACCATTATTTTGCCTTGGGCAATGTTAACTAAAGTTGATGAAACAGGTAATGCTAGTGGGAGAATAGAACCCAAAGGAGCAACACAAAAATTAGATAGTGCGGTAACTGGTAGTGTTGTTAATGTCAATGTTAAAGAAGGAGCAACTGTTAAAGCTGGACAAGTTTTATTAGCAATGGAATCTGATGTTTTACAAACAGAAATTCAACAAGCACAATCTAAATTAGAGGGGTTGATTAATCGCCAATCTCAACTAGAGATATTAAAAAATCAAGTCTTAATGTCAATTAATATTCAACGTCAGCAAAACCAATCTCAATCATTAGAAAAAATTGCTCAACTTAATCAAGCTAAACAAACATTTGAGACTAAAAAAAGTGCTTATAATTTCCAAGATTTGGAAAAATTAGCTCAAATTGATCAGGCAAAACAGAATATACAATCTAATCAAACTAACTACAGATTAGCTACAAGTCGCTTACGTCGAGATATTTCGGAAGTTCAACGTTATCGTCTGCTATTAAAGGAAGGAATAATTGCTCAAACTAAAATAATAGAATTAGAAAAAATTGCTGAAGAAAGTCAACGTTCTCAAGAAGAAGCAAAATTTAATCTGCAAACAGCAAAGTTAAAACTAAAGGAGGAAGTCAGTCGTTATCAGTCACTAATGAATCAAGTTAGATCAGATATTGAACAGGCAAAACTACGGTTACAAGAAGAAGAAAGTAGTTATAAAAGTTCTCTAAAAGGCGGAGAATTAATTTTATTAAAAAGTCAAGAACAGTTTAAAGACATTCAAAATCAAATCATTTCCCTTAAATCAGAAATGATGCAGACAAAAGGACAGATTACAGCCTTAAATTTACAACTAAAACAGCGAACTATCCGTTCTCCTATTGATGGAATAATTTTTGAATTACCTATTAAAAAATCTGGTTCTGTTGTCCAAGTAGGACAAATGATTGCTCAAATTGCTCCCGAAAATGCTCCCTTGATCCTGAAGGCACGTATGCCTAGTCAAAATAGTGGTTTTGTCAAGGCAGGAATGCCAGTCAAAATTAAATTTGATGCTTATCCTTTCCAAGAATACGGAATTGTGTCAGGACGTATTAGTTGGATTTCACCTAACTCTAGAGTTCAAGAAAATAGTTCTAACCGCATAGAAACTTATGAATTAGATATCGCTTTAGAAAATCCTTATATTCAAGTCGGTAACAAACGGATTCCTATTACCTCTGGACAAACAGCAAGTGCGGAAGTAATCATTCGTCAGCGTCATGTTATTGACTTTATCTTAGATCCATTCAAGAAGTTGCAAAAGAGTGGTTTAGAGCTTTAA
- the uvrB gene encoding excinuclease ABC subunit UvrB: protein MMDFNLQAPFVPTGDQPQAIAQLSASIQTGNHYQTLLGATGTGKTFSIAAVIEKVGRPTLVLAHNKTLAAQLCNELREFFPHNAVEYFVSYYDYYQPEAYLPVTDTYIEKTSAINEEIDMLRHSATRSLFERKDVIVVASISCIYGLGMPAEYLKAAIRLQLGMEIDPRQVLRDLTAVQYTRNDIEMGRGKFRVRGDVLEISPAYEDRIIRVEFFGDEIDAIRYVDPVSGEILHSLEAVNIYPARHFVTPKERVEIACEDIATELKQQQLTLESMGKLVEAQRIDQRTRYDLEMLREVGYCNGVENYSRHLAGRQAGEPPECLIDYFPKDWLLVIDESHVTVPQIRGMYNGDQARKKVLIDHGFRLPSAADNRPLQAEEFWQKVNQCIFVSATPGNWELEISEENIIEQVIRPTGVIDPEIFVRPTEGQIDDLLGEIKDRVDRQERTLITTLTKRMAEDLTEYLAERGIKIRYLHSEINSIQRIEILQDLRNGVFDVLVGVNLLREGLDLPEVSLVAIMDADKEGFLRTERSLIQTIGRAARHIRGKAILYADKLTGSMIKAIDETDRRRGIQTAYNKLHGITPQPIIKKQTNSILSFLDASRRLNATDLKMVDEHLDELSVEDIPELITILEKQMKEAAKKMEFEEAGKLRDRIKHLRDKMLGR, encoded by the coding sequence ATAATGGATTTTAATCTGCAAGCGCCTTTTGTCCCGACCGGTGATCAACCACAAGCGATCGCACAACTTTCTGCTAGTATTCAAACAGGAAATCATTATCAAACATTACTGGGTGCGACAGGAACCGGTAAAACATTTTCCATAGCCGCAGTCATTGAAAAAGTCGGTAGGCCTACCTTAGTATTAGCCCATAATAAGACATTAGCCGCCCAGTTGTGTAACGAACTGCGGGAGTTTTTTCCTCATAATGCAGTTGAGTATTTTGTCAGTTATTACGATTACTATCAACCGGAAGCATATCTACCTGTTACTGATACTTATATAGAAAAAACATCAGCGATTAATGAAGAAATAGATATGTTACGACATTCCGCCACCCGTTCCTTATTTGAACGCAAAGATGTGATTGTTGTGGCTTCAATTAGTTGTATTTACGGTTTAGGAATGCCGGCGGAATACCTGAAAGCCGCAATTCGATTACAATTGGGAATGGAAATTGATCCGCGTCAAGTTTTACGGGATTTAACAGCAGTTCAATATACTCGCAATGACATCGAAATGGGGAGAGGGAAATTCCGAGTTCGGGGTGATGTTTTAGAAATTTCTCCTGCTTACGAAGATAGAATTATTAGAGTGGAATTTTTTGGTGATGAAATTGATGCAATTAGATATGTAGATCCTGTTAGCGGGGAAATTCTCCACAGTTTAGAAGCGGTAAATATCTATCCTGCGCGTCACTTTGTTACCCCCAAAGAAAGAGTAGAAATAGCTTGTGAAGATATAGCCACCGAATTAAAACAGCAACAATTAACATTAGAATCAATGGGTAAATTAGTGGAAGCACAACGCATTGATCAACGCACCCGTTATGATTTGGAAATGTTACGAGAAGTGGGATATTGCAACGGCGTAGAAAATTATTCCCGTCATTTAGCAGGTAGACAAGCAGGAGAACCACCAGAATGTTTAATTGATTATTTTCCCAAAGATTGGTTATTAGTGATAGATGAATCTCATGTTACCGTTCCCCAAATTCGCGGAATGTATAATGGAGACCAAGCAAGAAAAAAAGTATTAATAGATCATGGTTTTCGGCTTCCCAGTGCTGCGGATAATCGTCCTTTGCAAGCCGAAGAATTTTGGCAAAAAGTCAATCAATGTATTTTCGTTTCTGCAACTCCAGGAAATTGGGAATTGGAAATTTCGGAAGAGAATATTATTGAACAAGTAATTAGACCGACGGGAGTAATTGACCCAGAAATATTTGTGCGTCCCACGGAAGGACAAATTGATGATTTATTAGGAGAAATAAAAGATCGAGTTGACCGTCAAGAAAGAACGTTAATTACTACATTAACTAAACGCATGGCGGAAGATTTGACGGAATATTTAGCAGAGAGGGGAATTAAAATCAGATATTTACATTCAGAAATTAATTCTATTCAACGGATTGAGATTTTACAAGATTTGCGAAATGGTGTTTTTGATGTGTTAGTCGGTGTCAATTTATTGCGGGAAGGTTTGGATTTACCCGAAGTTTCGTTAGTTGCAATTATGGACGCAGATAAGGAAGGATTTTTGCGGACTGAACGTTCTCTAATTCAAACTATCGGCCGCGCAGCCCGTCACATTAGAGGAAAGGCAATTTTATATGCTGATAAATTAACAGGGAGTATGATTAAAGCCATTGATGAAACTGATAGAAGAAGAGGAATTCAAACGGCTTATAATAAATTGCATGGAATTACACCGCAACCGATTATTAAAAAACAAACTAATTCAATTTTATCATTTTTAGATGCCTCTCGTCGTTTAAATGCAACTGATTTAAAAATGGTTGATGAACATTTAGATGAATTATCGGTGGAAGATATTCCAGAGTTAATTACAATTTTAGAAAAACAGATGAAGGAAGCAGCGAAGAAGATGGAATTTGAGGAAGCTGGAAAATTGCGCGATCGCATTAAGCATCTTCGAGATAAAATGTTAGGACGTTAG
- a CDS encoding STAS-like domain-containing protein → MYKVYDIVGEYAITPDGGQKLYDQIHPCLLTDETVELDFAGVKVFASPFVNFAFGQLLKDIPSEKLNQLLEFTSLNADGWDVINHVMTRAKRYYSDEKYRNAVDTVITDMAASF, encoded by the coding sequence ATGTATAAAGTTTACGATATAGTTGGCGAGTATGCCATCACTCCTGATGGTGGACAAAAGTTATATGATCAGATTCATCCATGTTTACTAACTGATGAAACTGTGGAGTTAGATTTTGCAGGAGTGAAGGTTTTTGCATCTCCATTTGTGAATTTTGCATTTGGTCAATTGTTAAAAGATATCCCATCTGAGAAGTTGAATCAATTGCTTGAATTTACTTCTCTCAATGCTGATGGATGGGATGTTATTAATCACGTAATGACTAGAGCTAAACGTTATTACTCTGATGAAAAATATCGTAATGCTGTGGATACGGTGATAACAGATATGGCTGCAAGTTTTTGA